One genomic window of Desulfovibrio aminophilus DSM 12254 includes the following:
- a CDS encoding DJ-1/PfpI family protein gives MRLRFLLTTLVFCLLLSASAALAQTGKKVLMVVAYRDFHDTEYKETRAALEGAGTAITVTSTKVGRAKGQKGAYAPVDVALDEARPDGFDAVVFIGGKGCFELWKNADAAALAKSAAAQGKIVGAICAAPVILARAGVLQGKKGTVAGGAPGGVGELKDGGCIYVDQGVVSDGGVITANGPDSAAEFGAAIVEALK, from the coding sequence ATGCGTCTGCGCTTCCTGCTCACGACCCTCGTCTTCTGCCTCCTGCTCTCCGCCTCCGCCGCCCTGGCCCAGACCGGGAAGAAAGTCCTCATGGTCGTCGCCTACCGCGACTTCCACGACACCGAGTACAAGGAAACCCGCGCGGCCCTGGAAGGGGCCGGAACCGCCATCACCGTGACCTCCACCAAGGTGGGCAGGGCCAAGGGCCAGAAAGGCGCGTACGCCCCCGTGGATGTCGCCCTGGACGAGGCCAGACCCGACGGGTTCGACGCCGTGGTCTTCATCGGCGGCAAGGGCTGCTTCGAGCTCTGGAAGAACGCCGACGCGGCCGCCCTGGCCAAGAGCGCGGCGGCCCAGGGCAAGATCGTGGGAGCCATCTGCGCCGCGCCGGTGATCCTGGCCCGCGCGGGCGTGCTCCAGGGCAAGAAGGGCACCGTGGCCGGGGGAGCCCCGGGCGGCGTGGGCGAACTCAAGGACGGGGGCTGCATCTACGTCGACCAGGGCGTGGTCAGCGACGGCGGCGTCATCACCGCCAACGGCCCGGACAGCGCCGCCGAATTCGGCGCGGCCATCGTCGAAGCCCTCAAGTAA
- a CDS encoding omptin family outer membrane protease has protein sequence MPRRRRGLGGLFSRRASGVLLLACLLLVAAAPLRAEPGPAVSAPPDWSFELKTKVFMDSFTAYEFGEPTPPTYGPLSRLEFEMDSVWAGFAARRRLDRFSLGLEYLSSSLHQEGGHMRDSDWEDVTDPGRLTTFSKSECTLRPSFQVSADLDAQTADLLGLGPEWDVRPFVGFRFQELSFLAHDDVQWYYDFGLVTPLPGHVLTFRQTWRQYFLGLALGYDWGPVLGLHHFKTTGRADVAYVQGDNRDDHLLRPDRITREETDGYAVHAVLGLVLGLTENLDLGLEGEYLGIETTGTHKLHDGWVGIDMQWSDDVHVWSRQTSLQLSLTYSF, from the coding sequence GTGCCCCGGCGACGCCGGGGCCTGGGGGGCCTTTTTTCACGCCGGGCGTCCGGCGTCCTTCTCCTGGCGTGCCTTCTCCTCGTCGCGGCCGCGCCCCTGCGGGCCGAGCCCGGCCCGGCCGTTTCCGCGCCCCCGGACTGGAGCTTCGAGCTGAAGACCAAGGTCTTCATGGACAGCTTCACGGCCTACGAGTTCGGCGAACCCACGCCCCCCACCTACGGCCCCCTGAGCCGCCTGGAGTTCGAGATGGACTCGGTCTGGGCCGGGTTCGCGGCGCGCCGCAGGCTGGACCGCTTCTCCCTGGGCCTGGAGTACCTCTCCAGCTCCCTGCACCAGGAGGGCGGGCACATGCGGGACTCGGACTGGGAGGACGTGACCGATCCCGGGCGGCTGACCACCTTCAGCAAGTCCGAGTGCACCCTGCGGCCCAGTTTCCAGGTCAGCGCGGACCTGGACGCGCAGACCGCCGACCTCCTGGGCCTGGGCCCGGAATGGGACGTGCGGCCCTTCGTGGGCTTCCGTTTTCAGGAGCTGTCCTTCCTGGCCCACGACGACGTCCAGTGGTACTACGATTTCGGCCTCGTGACGCCCCTGCCCGGCCATGTGCTGACCTTTCGCCAGACCTGGCGGCAGTATTTCCTCGGCCTGGCCCTGGGCTACGACTGGGGCCCGGTCCTGGGGCTGCACCACTTCAAGACCACCGGCCGGGCGGACGTGGCCTACGTCCAGGGCGACAACCGCGACGACCATCTCCTGCGGCCGGACCGCATCACCCGCGAGGAGACCGACGGCTACGCCGTCCACGCCGTCCTGGGCCTAGTCCTCGGGCTGACCGAGAACCTGGACCTGGGCCTGGAGGGCGAGTATCTCGGCATCGAGACCACCGGCACCCACAAGCTCCATGACGGCTGGGTGGGCATCGACATGCAGTGGAGCGACGACGTGCACGTCTGGTCCCGCCAGACCTCCCTCCAGCTCTCCCTCACCTACTCGTTCTAG
- a CDS encoding FUSC family protein encodes MTKAEFNSTRSHIHHGVKTGLAAVLAYIAAEWLRLPFGYWAAISAVIVMQVSVADSIRMCWYRFSGTAVGAVIAAVAILAFPDDTPMTILALFLSVAFCAYMTRYNARYRMAAITTVIVFLASLGQPERLVFGMERVLEIALGVSCAFIVSVALWPQRAGDVLRARLRRQFTALADLYGDVLDAFLNRQNMLALDPLERLERDVAADRSLLKSVLRHERLLYRDDTATLGLQLDTLETCLPHLRAMLHSLNDAQDQGYDILMEAELRALSAATRDVLTALGRGGTPDVIPLAEALDAAHTRLNDLRGQGVTRRFSLQMLMKFFSFYHSQRFMARVLLRHAPGPADS; translated from the coding sequence ATGACCAAAGCCGAGTTCAATTCCACCCGCTCCCACATCCACCACGGCGTGAAGACCGGCCTGGCCGCCGTGCTGGCCTACATCGCCGCCGAATGGCTGCGTCTGCCCTTCGGCTACTGGGCCGCGATCTCGGCGGTCATCGTCATGCAGGTCTCCGTGGCCGACTCCATCCGCATGTGCTGGTACCGGTTCTCCGGCACGGCCGTGGGCGCGGTCATCGCGGCCGTCGCGATCCTGGCCTTCCCGGACGACACGCCCATGACCATCCTGGCGCTGTTCCTGTCCGTGGCCTTCTGCGCCTACATGACGCGCTACAACGCCCGCTACCGCATGGCCGCCATCACCACGGTCATCGTCTTCCTGGCCAGCCTGGGCCAGCCCGAGCGGCTCGTCTTCGGCATGGAGCGGGTGCTGGAGATCGCCCTGGGCGTGTCCTGCGCCTTCATCGTCAGCGTGGCCCTCTGGCCCCAGCGCGCGGGCGACGTCCTGCGGGCGCGGCTGCGGCGGCAGTTCACCGCCCTGGCGGACCTCTACGGCGACGTGCTCGACGCCTTCCTCAACCGCCAGAACATGCTCGCCCTCGACCCGCTGGAACGGCTGGAGCGGGACGTGGCCGCCGACCGGAGCCTGCTCAAGAGCGTCCTGCGCCACGAACGGCTCCTCTACCGCGACGACACCGCGACCCTCGGCCTCCAGCTCGACACCCTGGAGACCTGCCTGCCCCACCTGCGGGCCATGCTCCACTCCCTCAACGACGCCCAGGACCAGGGCTACGACATCCTCATGGAGGCCGAGCTGCGGGCCCTGTCCGCGGCCACCCGCGACGTCCTGACCGCCCTTGGCCGGGGCGGGACGCCGGACGTCATCCCCCTGGCCGAGGCCCTGGACGCGGCCCACACCCGCCTCAACGACCTGCGCGGCCAGGGCGTGACCAGGCGCTTCTCCCTCCAGATGCTCATGAAGTTCTTCTCCTTCTATCATTCCCAGCGCTTCATGGCCCGCGTCCTCCTGCGCCACGCCCCCGGCCCCGCCGATTCATGA
- a CDS encoding Hsp20/alpha crystallin family protein, giving the protein MVLDFNTLYSFPDRFDRLMQEFLRPVNGESRRMAYPPLNISEDDGNVYVRAEIPGTDIKDMEITLTDKTLVIKGERKPEQGKYFRQERPAGPFQRVVQLNVQVDRDAVKAALSDGILTVTLPKTEDIKPRRVSIDVG; this is encoded by the coding sequence ATGGTGCTCGACTTCAACACCCTGTATTCCTTTCCGGACCGCTTCGACCGGCTGATGCAGGAGTTCCTCCGGCCGGTCAACGGCGAGAGCCGGCGCATGGCCTATCCGCCCCTGAACATCAGCGAGGACGACGGCAACGTCTATGTCCGCGCGGAGATTCCGGGCACGGACATCAAGGACATGGAGATCACCCTCACGGACAAGACCCTGGTCATCAAGGGCGAGCGCAAGCCGGAACAGGGCAAGTACTTCCGCCAGGAGCGCCCGGCGGGCCCGTTCCAGCGCGTGGTCCAGCTCAACGTCCAGGTGGACCGGGACGCGGTGAAGGCCGCCCTCTCGGACGGCATCCTGACCGTGACCCTGCCCAAGACCGAGGACATCAAGCCCCGCCGCGTGAGCATCGACGTGGGCTAG
- a CDS encoding lipid A deacylase LpxR family protein — protein sequence MKTTLAALLLLCLLLPSPARAGDDGPRLARSSRDSETLLLFVENDKFLGGTDEEYTNGVMLTWVSPDLTPGRSTPDQARWVRALLDELDPWLENFPELYDPSRQRSVSVSLGQNLYTPRDVYSETPPDNQRPYAAWLFTTLALHSKSETELNTLALTLGVVGPSALGEEVQNNFHNAIGSRRSEGWSHQLHDEPGLMLTWQRNWRLIVADLPTGLGFDVLPHAGVTMGNVATYANLGGEVRFGYNLPADFGTALIGPGGGVSAPVALNSERLQSSRWWGFHVFAGTDGRAVARDIFLDGNTWENSPHVSKEPFVADFLAGAALTLGDVKITYTQAWRTQEYEGQPGGCHNFGSLSIAYTF from the coding sequence ATGAAGACGACCCTCGCCGCCCTGCTCCTGCTCTGCCTCCTGCTCCCCTCCCCGGCCCGCGCCGGGGACGACGGCCCGCGCCTGGCCCGCTCCTCCCGCGACAGCGAAACCCTCCTCCTGTTCGTGGAGAACGACAAATTTCTTGGTGGCACCGACGAGGAGTACACCAACGGCGTCATGCTCACCTGGGTCTCCCCGGACCTGACCCCCGGCCGATCGACCCCCGACCAGGCCCGCTGGGTCCGCGCCCTGCTGGACGAACTCGACCCCTGGCTGGAGAACTTCCCCGAACTCTACGACCCCTCGCGCCAGCGTTCCGTGTCCGTGTCCCTGGGCCAGAACCTCTACACGCCGCGCGACGTCTATTCCGAGACCCCGCCCGACAACCAGCGGCCCTACGCGGCCTGGCTCTTCACCACCCTGGCCCTGCACTCCAAGAGCGAGACCGAGCTGAACACCCTGGCCCTGACCCTGGGCGTGGTCGGCCCCTCGGCCCTGGGCGAGGAGGTCCAGAACAACTTCCACAACGCCATCGGCTCCCGCCGCTCCGAGGGCTGGAGCCACCAGCTCCACGACGAGCCCGGGCTCATGCTCACCTGGCAGCGCAACTGGCGGCTCATCGTGGCCGACCTGCCCACCGGCCTGGGCTTCGACGTCCTGCCCCACGCGGGCGTCACCATGGGCAACGTGGCCACCTACGCCAACCTCGGCGGCGAGGTCCGCTTCGGCTACAACCTGCCCGCCGACTTCGGCACCGCCCTCATCGGCCCAGGCGGAGGCGTCAGCGCGCCCGTGGCCCTGAACTCCGAACGCCTGCAAAGCTCCCGCTGGTGGGGCTTCCACGTCTTCGCCGGAACCGACGGCCGAGCCGTGGCCCGCGACATCTTCCTCGACGGCAACACCTGGGAAAACAGCCCCCACGTGAGCAAAGAGCCCTTCGTGGCCGACTTCCTCGCCGGGGCGGCCCTGACCCTCGGCGACGTCAAGATCACCTACACCCAGGCTTGGCGCACCCAGGAATACGAAGGCCAGCCCGGCGGCTGCCACAACTTCGGCTCCCTCTCCATCGCCTACACCTTCTAG
- a CDS encoding Hsp20/alpha crystallin family protein, with translation MNADTNEKSLPALRPATDILERADGYWVYMDMPGVNREDLVLDLRENELAVSGKTRGLPSEKERFLEVQFGSGEFRQTIALPDIVDRGGIKATLKNGVLELFIPKVARVQPRRIDIQAG, from the coding sequence ATGAACGCGGACACCAACGAGAAGAGCCTGCCGGCGCTGCGCCCGGCCACGGACATCCTGGAGCGCGCGGACGGCTACTGGGTCTACATGGACATGCCCGGCGTGAACCGGGAGGATCTGGTCCTGGACCTGCGCGAGAACGAACTGGCCGTGTCCGGCAAGACGCGCGGCCTGCCCTCGGAGAAGGAACGCTTCCTGGAGGTCCAGTTCGGCTCCGGCGAGTTCCGCCAGACCATCGCCCTCCCGGACATCGTGGACCGGGGCGGGATCAAGGCCACCCTGAAGAACGGCGTGCTGGAGCTCTTCATACCGAAGGTCGCCAGGGTCCAGCCCCGACGCATCGACATCCAGGCGGGTTGA
- a CDS encoding HDOD domain-containing protein: MGLKLNIDAIRPGMVLAADVLSRDGKVLFASGAALEPWHVQILKTLGIAEVDVSEDQSGLPSPAEVLEYVRDFFLYVNPDHPAMQVIFEIAAERAGERTRRGWRLPDLATRRATNVEHLEDVFGPGQFTPETIVKHETELSSFPDIYFRLKDLLESPSASAKRIADLIAGDVGLSAKLLRLVNSPLYAPAQPVDTITRAVTLVGTNELATLALGITAINYFKDIPPELIDMQTFWRHSLTCAVLALLLAKRRGLPPERFFTAGLLHDVGRLILFKKLPYASTEAMIHARENALPLMEAERILLEFDHTDVSRVLMAEWKFPEQFRDSINHHHDPMDCAQPVDAAIVHLADIMANAVGIADGGMYAVPDLDAAAWELLEMRPTELQALMIEFDAQFEKTLKAFL; this comes from the coding sequence GTGGGACTGAAACTGAACATCGACGCCATCCGGCCGGGCATGGTCCTGGCGGCGGACGTGCTCTCCCGGGACGGCAAGGTGCTCTTCGCCTCCGGGGCCGCCCTGGAGCCCTGGCACGTGCAGATCCTGAAGACTCTCGGCATCGCCGAGGTGGACGTCTCCGAGGATCAGTCCGGCCTGCCCTCGCCCGCCGAGGTGCTGGAATACGTACGCGACTTCTTCCTCTACGTGAACCCGGACCACCCGGCCATGCAGGTGATCTTCGAGATCGCGGCCGAGCGCGCGGGCGAACGCACCCGCCGGGGCTGGCGGCTGCCGGACCTGGCCACGCGCCGGGCCACGAACGTGGAGCACCTGGAGGACGTCTTCGGCCCGGGCCAGTTCACGCCCGAGACCATCGTCAAGCACGAGACCGAGCTGTCGAGCTTCCCGGACATCTACTTCCGGCTCAAGGATCTGCTGGAGTCGCCCTCGGCCTCGGCCAAGCGCATCGCGGACCTCATCGCCGGCGACGTGGGGCTCTCGGCCAAGCTGCTCCGGCTGGTGAACAGCCCGCTCTACGCCCCGGCCCAGCCCGTGGACACCATCACCCGGGCCGTGACCCTGGTGGGCACCAACGAGCTGGCCACCCTGGCCTTGGGCATCACGGCCATCAACTACTTCAAGGACATCCCGCCGGAACTCATCGACATGCAGACGTTCTGGCGCCACAGCCTGACCTGCGCGGTGCTGGCCCTGCTCCTGGCCAAGCGCCGGGGCCTGCCGCCCGAGCGTTTCTTCACCGCCGGGCTGCTGCACGACGTGGGACGGCTCATCCTGTTCAAGAAGCTGCCCTACGCCTCCACCGAGGCCATGATCCACGCCCGGGAGAACGCCCTGCCCCTGATGGAGGCCGAGCGCATCCTCCTGGAGTTCGACCACACGGACGTGAGCCGGGTGCTCATGGCCGAATGGAAGTTCCCGGAGCAGTTCCGCGACAGCATCAACCACCACCACGATCCCATGGACTGCGCGCAGCCGGTGGACGCGGCCATCGTGCATCTGGCCGACATCATGGCCAACGCCGTGGGCATCGCGGACGGCGGCATGTACGCGGTGCCGGACCTGGACGCGGCGGCCTGGGAGCTGCTGGAGATGCGGCCCACCGAACTCCAGGCCCTGATGATCGAGTTCGACGCCCAGTTCGAAAAGACGCTCAAGGCGTTCCTCTAA
- a CDS encoding CheR family methyltransferase has translation MSLFSGAITLRAATPITDSEFKELRDFIYQRSGIWVDEKRKYLFENRFHKRLATLGLKSFDEYIKLLKYDPRSQEEMKSLWEIITTNETSFFRDIKQLESFQNVILAEVLAEQRKKGKFDLNIWSAGCSSGEEPYTLAMIISDALGLELPKWRVTITAVDLSPAMVAKAKAAVYGEYSFKTTTEAQKKKYFVPAGTDLKVKPEIARMVNFQQMNLNDDAAVRRVPKSQIVFCRNVIIYFDEAMRTKVARAFYDNLLPGGYLLLGHSETLHKISTAFRPKFIPGAMAYRKE, from the coding sequence ATGTCACTGTTTTCCGGCGCCATCACCCTGCGTGCCGCCACGCCCATAACGGACTCCGAGTTCAAGGAGCTGCGCGACTTCATTTATCAGCGCAGCGGCATCTGGGTGGACGAGAAGCGCAAGTACCTTTTCGAAAACCGCTTCCACAAGCGGCTGGCCACCCTGGGCCTGAAGAGCTTCGACGAATACATCAAGCTCCTCAAGTACGATCCCCGCAGCCAGGAAGAGATGAAGTCGCTGTGGGAGATCATCACCACCAACGAGACGAGCTTCTTCCGCGACATCAAGCAGCTGGAGAGCTTCCAGAACGTGATTCTGGCCGAGGTTCTGGCCGAGCAGCGCAAGAAGGGCAAGTTCGACCTGAACATCTGGTCCGCGGGCTGCTCCTCCGGCGAGGAGCCGTACACCCTGGCCATGATCATCTCCGACGCCCTGGGCCTGGAGCTGCCCAAGTGGCGGGTGACGATCACGGCGGTGGACCTCTCCCCGGCCATGGTCGCCAAGGCCAAGGCGGCGGTTTACGGGGAATACTCCTTCAAGACCACCACCGAGGCCCAGAAGAAGAAGTACTTCGTGCCCGCCGGGACGGACCTCAAGGTCAAGCCCGAGATCGCGCGCATGGTCAACTTCCAGCAGATGAACCTGAACGACGACGCGGCGGTGCGGCGGGTGCCCAAGTCCCAGATCGTGTTCTGCCGCAACGTCATCATCTATTTCGACGAGGCCATGCGCACCAAGGTGGCCCGGGCCTTCTACGACAATCTGCTTCCCGGCGGCTACCTCCTGCTCGGGCACTCCGAGACCCTGCACAAGATTTCCACGGCCTTCCGCCCCAAGTTCATCCCCGGGGCCATGGCCTACAGGAAGGAGTAG
- a CDS encoding tetratricopeptide repeat protein: MADYPEILGVYSMRKADEIGLGATTSRREQLTYWYVRKLDVDRYEVQPLNAGNVPSGIKKEVSELDFLTNYTPEPTFYRTFTVPALDSLARKVIQGEEMLAGGRLDEAEKQFLKALMIDDVNVRANYGLGEVYSEKKDFERLRKVLHTLLGQDEAFGQEHRERFNSFGISLRKNQRYDDSVAYYTRALEINPTDEHVHFNMARALHEKGEFERCMQHLNIALSLNPDFQEARRFLEYVEKNATDAG; encoded by the coding sequence ATGGCGGACTATCCTGAAATTCTGGGCGTATACTCCATGCGCAAGGCCGACGAGATCGGCCTGGGCGCCACCACCTCCAGGCGCGAGCAGCTCACCTACTGGTACGTCCGCAAGCTGGACGTGGACCGCTACGAGGTCCAGCCGCTGAACGCGGGCAACGTGCCTTCGGGCATCAAGAAGGAGGTCTCGGAGCTGGACTTTCTGACCAACTACACGCCCGAACCCACCTTCTACCGCACCTTCACCGTGCCCGCGCTGGACTCCCTGGCCCGCAAGGTGATCCAGGGCGAGGAGATGCTCGCCGGCGGCCGCCTCGACGAGGCCGAGAAGCAGTTCCTCAAGGCCCTCATGATCGACGACGTGAACGTGCGGGCCAACTACGGCCTGGGCGAGGTCTATTCCGAGAAGAAGGATTTCGAACGGCTGCGCAAGGTGCTGCACACCCTGCTGGGCCAGGACGAGGCCTTCGGCCAGGAGCACCGCGAACGCTTCAACTCCTTCGGCATCAGCCTGCGCAAGAACCAGCGCTATGACGACTCCGTGGCCTATTACACCCGCGCCCTGGAGATCAACCCCACCGACGAGCACGTACACTTCAACATGGCCCGCGCCCTGCACGAAAAAGGCGAGTTCGAGCGCTGCATGCAGCACCTCAACATCGCCCTGAGCCTCAATCCCGACTTCCAGGAGGCCCGCAGGTTCCTGGAATACGTCGAGAAGAACGCGACCGATGCGGGATAG